From Campylobacter concisus, a single genomic window includes:
- the larE gene encoding ATP-dependent sacrificial sulfur transferase LarE, with product MTKLEILKNDIKKLENLAVAFSGGVDSSLLLRVAADTLGRRAVAITLKSPYMSGREIKEAVEFTRTYGIRHEILELEAPEAVKNNPQDRCYVCKKAVFTRLIELAKHLGFTNVADGTNLDDLGEYRPGLKAKDELGVLSPLKGLKKSEIRELSRELGLPTADKPSYACLLTRLPHDREFFAEEISLVERAENLLISHGFLNIRARFDGKAFRLQMGASETRRFCAGDFSAVVREIASLGEYDILLDLKGLRGEILNDER from the coding sequence ATGACGAAACTAGAAATTCTAAAAAATGATATAAAAAAGCTGGAAAATTTAGCCGTAGCGTTTAGCGGCGGCGTGGATAGCTCGCTACTGCTGCGCGTTGCCGCCGATACGCTAGGCCGGCGCGCGGTAGCTATCACGCTAAAATCGCCCTATATGTCGGGGCGCGAGATAAAAGAGGCGGTGGAATTTACCCGTACTTACGGCATCAGGCACGAAATTTTAGAGCTAGAAGCGCCCGAAGCGGTAAAAAATAATCCGCAAGATCGCTGCTACGTCTGTAAAAAGGCGGTTTTTACGCGGCTAATCGAGCTGGCAAAGCATCTAGGCTTTACAAACGTCGCCGACGGTACGAACTTAGACGACCTTGGCGAATACCGCCCGGGGCTTAAAGCAAAAGACGAGCTTGGCGTGCTTTCGCCGCTTAAAGGCCTCAAAAAATCAGAGATTAGAGAGCTTAGCCGCGAGCTTGGACTGCCGACCGCGGATAAGCCCAGCTACGCGTGCCTTCTGACGCGTTTACCGCACGATAGGGAGTTTTTCGCGGAGGAAATTTCGCTCGTGGAGCGAGCCGAAAATCTGCTAATCTCGCACGGATTTTTAAATATTCGCGCGCGATTTGACGGCAAAGCCTTTAGGCTGCAAATGGGTGCGAGCGAGACTAGGCGCTTTTGCGCGGGAGATTTTAGCGCCGTCGTACGCGAGATTGCTTCGCTTGGCGAGTATGATATTTTGCTTGATTTAAAAGGGCTTCGCGGGGAGATTTTAAATGACGAGAGATGA